In Chitinophaga sp. HK235, a single window of DNA contains:
- the galB gene encoding beta-galactosidase GalB encodes MNRITALLVLLLTWIPSSDVFSQSQIHREGNADVQPFDSEWRFRRFGLQADGSQTPEPVGLEQQGLDDHQWTQLDLPHDWAIAGPFRIELSGNTGKLPWKGIGWYRKKFVVDTKDAGRRIFLDFDGAMAYAKIWVNGKYVGTWPYGYSSFRMDITPFLNFGKDNTVAVRLDTESWDSRWYPGAGLYRHVWLVKTQPVHTAHWGTYITTDNISEKQANVCLKVNIQNQSRKRMTSQVTTELFESPDGKNTGRKVAYFKPQSVEISPDSTRELSARLTLSAPRLWTLEAPAVYIARTTVNTPGMKPDIYYTVFGVRKLEFTHGNGFLLNGKRTEIKGVCLHHDLGALGAAINTSALRRQLTIMKNMGCNAIRTSHNPPAPELLELADQMGLLVWDESFDAWKRGKRKNDYNKLFPEWHEKDLVAMVHRDRNHPAVIIWSIGNEVMDQQDVAITRELTDIVHREDLTRPVSNAYNDPDGGRASGAAACLDLMGVNYFFSKQPQWDNDERYKNKPTMGSETSSCVSSRGTYFFGTNYENYQVTSYDVAWPGWGCSPDEQFRINARYPHLLGEFVWTGFDYLGEPTPFNSDETNLLNFRTDSTKRKELEKALEEIRKKNPPSRSSYFGIVDLCGFPKDRFYSYQAHWRPDYPMAHIMPHWTWQGRKDSITPVHVYTSGDMAELFLNGESKGKKYKRPGEDFRLVWDSVVYQPGELKVVAYKNGKVWATDTMRTAGPTQKLLLLPETNTVKADGADLCYITLLVCDKNNRMVPGASDNLKFSVEGPGEIVATDNGDATCLISFSSPVRPAYNGMAQVIIKAKKGAGGKIKVLAQTDTGLKKAETIINIK; translated from the coding sequence ATGAACAGGATTACCGCGCTGTTAGTGCTACTATTGACATGGATACCTTCAAGTGATGTGTTTTCCCAGTCTCAGATACATAGAGAAGGAAACGCTGATGTACAGCCATTTGACAGTGAATGGAGATTCCGTCGGTTTGGATTGCAGGCAGATGGCTCTCAAACGCCCGAACCCGTTGGACTTGAACAGCAGGGCCTCGACGATCATCAATGGACACAATTGGACCTGCCGCATGACTGGGCAATTGCAGGCCCTTTCAGAATAGAACTTTCCGGCAATACCGGAAAGCTTCCGTGGAAAGGAATCGGATGGTATCGCAAGAAATTTGTAGTAGATACCAAAGATGCAGGGAGAAGAATTTTTCTTGATTTTGACGGTGCAATGGCCTACGCCAAAATATGGGTCAACGGTAAGTATGTAGGGACCTGGCCTTATGGCTACAGCTCTTTCAGAATGGACATCACCCCATTTCTTAATTTCGGAAAGGATAACACAGTGGCTGTAAGACTGGACACAGAATCCTGGGATTCCAGGTGGTATCCTGGTGCAGGATTATACCGGCATGTCTGGCTGGTAAAAACGCAACCGGTCCATACAGCTCATTGGGGTACCTATATCACTACGGATAATATTTCTGAAAAACAGGCCAATGTCTGTTTAAAAGTTAATATACAAAACCAGAGCAGAAAACGCATGACCAGCCAGGTAACGACAGAATTGTTTGAGTCTCCGGATGGAAAAAACACGGGCAGGAAGGTAGCTTATTTTAAACCTCAGTCTGTGGAAATCTCTCCTGATAGTACCCGGGAGCTTTCTGCGCGCCTGACACTGTCTGCTCCCAGGCTCTGGACGTTAGAAGCTCCGGCTGTATATATTGCCAGAACTACTGTAAATACACCAGGGATGAAACCGGATATTTATTATACGGTTTTTGGTGTTCGAAAGCTGGAATTCACGCATGGAAATGGATTTCTACTGAATGGTAAAAGAACTGAGATCAAAGGAGTATGTCTGCATCATGATCTGGGAGCATTGGGGGCAGCGATTAACACTTCTGCTCTGCGGCGTCAGCTTACCATTATGAAAAATATGGGTTGTAATGCTATCCGTACTTCGCATAACCCCCCTGCACCGGAACTACTGGAACTTGCTGATCAGATGGGCCTTTTAGTATGGGATGAATCATTTGATGCCTGGAAGAGAGGCAAACGCAAAAACGATTACAACAAACTCTTTCCCGAATGGCATGAAAAAGACCTGGTAGCGATGGTACACAGAGATAGAAACCATCCTGCTGTGATAATATGGTCTATCGGGAATGAAGTGATGGATCAGCAGGATGTGGCGATCACCCGGGAACTTACGGATATTGTACATAGAGAAGATCTGACACGCCCGGTTTCAAATGCGTATAATGACCCGGATGGCGGAAGAGCCAGCGGAGCTGCCGCCTGTCTTGATTTAATGGGCGTCAATTACTTCTTTTCAAAACAGCCACAGTGGGATAATGATGAACGTTATAAGAATAAGCCAACGATGGGAAGTGAAACATCATCATGCGTAAGCTCCAGAGGAACGTATTTTTTTGGGACCAACTATGAAAACTATCAGGTCACATCTTATGATGTTGCCTGGCCCGGTTGGGGATGCTCTCCGGATGAGCAGTTCCGGATAAATGCCAGATATCCGCATTTATTGGGCGAATTTGTCTGGACCGGGTTTGATTATCTGGGGGAACCAACGCCTTTCAATTCTGACGAAACCAATTTGTTGAATTTCCGTACTGACTCCACCAAACGAAAGGAACTGGAAAAAGCATTGGAGGAAATCAGAAAAAAGAATCCTCCTTCCAGGAGCAGCTATTTTGGAATTGTTGATTTATGTGGTTTCCCTAAAGACAGATTTTATAGCTATCAGGCGCACTGGAGGCCGGATTACCCGATGGCACACATCATGCCTCACTGGACATGGCAGGGAAGAAAAGATAGTATCACTCCAGTGCATGTTTATACTTCCGGTGACATGGCAGAACTTTTTCTGAACGGGGAAAGTAAGGGGAAGAAGTATAAGAGGCCCGGTGAAGATTTCCGGCTGGTTTGGGATAGTGTTGTCTATCAACCAGGTGAATTAAAGGTGGTGGCTTATAAAAACGGGAAAGTATGGGCTACAGACACCATGCGCACGGCTGGTCCTACGCAAAAACTGTTACTGTTGCCTGAAACCAATACGGTAAAAGCTGATGGGGCGGATCTGTGTTATATCACATTACTTGTTTGCGATAAAAACAACAGGATGGTGCCTGGCGCATCAGATAATCTGAAGTTCTCGGTAGAAGGACCTGGTGAAATAGTGGCAACAGACAATGGGGATGCTACTTGCCTTATATCGTTCAGTAGCCCTGTACGCCCTGCTTACAATGGAATGGCCCAGGTTATTATAAAAGCTAAAAAAGGCGCAGGCGGTAAAATAAAAGTGTTGGCACAAACAGATACGGGGTTGAAAAAAGCAGAAACTATCATCAACATAAAATAA
- a CDS encoding AraC family transcriptional regulator: MPYTISGDAYKEIAARRFSAGRSFGRFENSAIDIPFVRHQVQHQFNQDFDIIQFRADFLQDIAVHHVQDVPHISLHFQLKGSSCADFRGLSGSQPLTAGQYNLYGSTDFHSNLHFKAQQDFEYLAITFRSSFLQAILEEFQHPPRDIAAHLTSGATFTVSEKALPLTPEIQQALRSLLHSPMADNLLPAYRRNKVAEIILLIFAALDTNQPVKTAYQQEMKAVYHFILEHFMDIQSLADVARHSTLTEHQIKQQLRLQYDTSLYELIQERKMSHALHLLQETDMHVNEIAWLMGYANASNFIHAFKRQYRQTPGQIKR, translated from the coding sequence ATGCCGTACACTATCAGCGGAGACGCATATAAAGAAATTGCAGCCAGAAGATTTTCAGCCGGCCGTTCCTTTGGTCGCTTTGAAAACAGTGCCATTGACATTCCGTTTGTCCGGCATCAGGTACAGCATCAGTTTAACCAGGACTTTGATATCATACAGTTCAGGGCGGATTTTCTCCAGGACATCGCTGTACATCATGTACAGGATGTCCCGCATATAAGTCTTCACTTCCAGCTGAAAGGCAGCTCCTGCGCAGATTTCCGGGGACTATCCGGAAGCCAGCCACTTACAGCCGGACAGTATAATCTGTATGGTTCTACAGACTTTCATTCCAACCTGCATTTCAAAGCCCAACAGGACTTTGAATACCTTGCCATTACTTTCCGCTCCTCCTTTCTTCAGGCTATACTGGAGGAGTTTCAGCATCCGCCCAGGGATATTGCAGCACATCTGACAAGCGGAGCTACATTTACGGTATCTGAAAAAGCATTGCCGCTGACTCCGGAAATCCAGCAGGCACTGCGTTCGCTGCTACATAGTCCGATGGCCGACAATCTGCTGCCTGCCTACCGGCGTAACAAAGTGGCTGAAATCATTCTGCTGATCTTTGCTGCACTTGATACAAACCAACCGGTTAAAACAGCCTACCAGCAAGAGATGAAAGCGGTATATCATTTCATCCTGGAACATTTTATGGATATCCAAAGCCTGGCCGATGTAGCCCGTCATTCCACCCTGACAGAACATCAGATCAAACAGCAACTTCGGCTGCAATATGATACCAGTCTGTATGAGCTGATACAGGAACGGAAGATGAGCCATGCCCTGCACCTCTTACAGGAAACAGATATGCATGTAAACGAGATAGCATGGCTAATGGGATATGCCAACGCCAGCAATTTTATTCATGCTTTCAAAAGACAGTACCGGCAAACACCTGGACAGATTAAGCGGTAA
- a CDS encoding NAD(P)-dependent oxidoreductase: MRILVTGSSGHLGEALVRSLTAMRYNVRGLDRIAGPFTTDVGCLTEPGFVQRCMKGVETVFHAATLHKPHVETHSIQQFIDTNVSGTLNLLQASVAAGVKRFVFTSTTSVFGEILAPPQGQPAIWITPEVMPVPKNIYGITKVAAEDLCRLFNKKHKLPCIVLRTSRFFPEADDSKLKRDLYEDANLKVNEYLFRRIDLEDVVSAHLAAAERAEERGFAKYVISATTPFSPEDAQALQIDAPAVVQKYFRDYQPLYTHLNWKMQPSIERVYDNAKARMELGWKPVYDFGHILMLLKSEMDFRSPLAQQVGSKGYHDRVFEEGPYPVS; the protein is encoded by the coding sequence ATGCGAATTTTAGTTACCGGTAGTTCAGGGCATCTGGGAGAGGCTCTGGTACGCAGCTTGACAGCAATGCGTTATAATGTAAGGGGATTAGATAGGATCGCTGGTCCCTTTACCACTGATGTTGGATGTTTGACCGAACCAGGGTTTGTACAGAGATGTATGAAGGGAGTGGAGACTGTTTTTCATGCAGCAACATTGCACAAACCTCATGTAGAAACACATTCCATTCAGCAGTTTATTGATACCAATGTTTCCGGTACGTTGAATTTGCTGCAGGCCTCTGTTGCAGCAGGTGTAAAGCGTTTTGTGTTTACCAGCACCACCAGTGTGTTTGGTGAAATACTGGCACCACCACAGGGCCAACCTGCTATCTGGATCACACCGGAAGTGATGCCTGTTCCCAAAAACATCTACGGTATCACCAAAGTGGCAGCAGAAGACCTGTGCCGGCTCTTTAACAAAAAACATAAACTGCCTTGTATCGTGTTACGTACATCCCGTTTTTTTCCGGAGGCAGATGATAGTAAATTGAAAAGAGATCTCTATGAAGATGCTAACCTCAAAGTCAATGAATATCTTTTCAGGAGAATAGATCTTGAAGATGTGGTAAGTGCGCATCTGGCTGCGGCGGAAAGAGCGGAGGAGAGAGGTTTTGCAAAGTATGTGATCAGTGCTACCACTCCTTTTTCTCCGGAAGATGCACAGGCTTTGCAGATAGATGCACCGGCGGTAGTACAGAAATATTTCCGGGATTATCAGCCACTGTATACACATTTAAACTGGAAGATGCAACCTTCCATTGAGCGGGTGTATGACAATGCCAAAGCCCGTATGGAACTGGGCTGGAAACCTGTTTACGATTTCGGCCATATCCTGATGTTGTTGAAAAGCGAAATGGATTTTCGTAGTCCGCTGGCTCAGCAGGTAGGCTCAAAGGGTTACCACGACAGGGTGTTTGAAGAAGGACCTTATCCGGTTAGCTAA
- a CDS encoding LexA family transcriptional regulator, whose protein sequence is MKEQNNFWAHNLKFLRNRKKMTQDDLATALQCTRTKLKALETGATRNPPLEDQILISDFFKIDIDTFVRLDLSQLGELRLRELEAGDMSYITGKKMRVLATTITPDNKEQVEMVSHKAQAGYTAGYADPDYISSLPIFHMPQLPADRKFRMFPVKGESMLPVPEGAFVIVEYIQDWSHLKDGTPCVVITKNEGIVFKVVYNRIQQTGQLHLVSLNPLFKPYDLPVSEVLEMWKYNSYWTNTDLAPQPDMDAILQALGKLDAKVERLVSDRNAAS, encoded by the coding sequence ATGAAAGAACAAAATAATTTTTGGGCCCATAACCTGAAATTTCTACGTAACCGGAAAAAAATGACGCAGGACGATCTGGCAACAGCCCTGCAATGCACCCGTACCAAACTGAAAGCACTGGAAACCGGCGCTACCAGGAATCCGCCGCTGGAAGACCAGATTCTGATCTCTGATTTTTTTAAGATTGACATCGATACATTTGTTCGCCTCGACCTGTCCCAACTGGGAGAACTGCGCCTGCGGGAACTGGAAGCCGGTGATATGAGCTACATAACAGGAAAAAAAATGCGTGTACTGGCTACCACCATTACACCGGACAATAAAGAGCAGGTGGAGATGGTGTCTCATAAAGCACAGGCCGGATATACCGCCGGTTATGCCGACCCTGACTATATCTCCAGTCTTCCGATATTCCATATGCCACAACTTCCTGCCGACCGGAAGTTCCGGATGTTTCCTGTTAAAGGAGAATCGATGCTGCCTGTTCCGGAAGGGGCATTTGTCATTGTGGAGTATATCCAGGACTGGTCTCATCTTAAAGACGGCACCCCCTGCGTGGTGATCACCAAAAATGAAGGTATTGTGTTCAAGGTGGTTTACAACCGCATTCAGCAAACCGGCCAGTTACACCTCGTTTCACTGAATCCTTTGTTCAAACCCTATGATCTTCCTGTCAGCGAAGTGTTAGAAATGTGGAAATACAACAGCTACTGGACTAATACGGACTTAGCCCCGCAACCGGATATGGATGCGATTTTGCAGGCATTGGGGAAATTGGATGCAAAAGTAGAAAGATTGGTGTCTGATAGGAATGCAGCAAGTTAA
- a CDS encoding ImuA family protein, translated as MKQPAERNEVIARLRGEILSTRGPVFSSHSHEYPDLGPLNRAFPEHYFPFRGTHEFISHNSETAAATLGFMAAVLSRLMKGPEMAVWVGAHRTLFPPGLKAFCLVPDRIIFVDLVSEKEMLWVVEECLKCNALAAVVGEIPDVHPIAFRRLQLAVEKSGVPCLLHRHRPRSVENTVCTTRWMITPVASITDNGLPGVGYPQWQVALLKVRNGRPGNWQLSWDGQQFQHSSTERMEEQHVHIKAG; from the coding sequence ATGAAACAGCCAGCTGAAAGAAATGAGGTGATAGCCAGGCTGAGAGGAGAGATTCTTTCTACCAGGGGGCCGGTGTTTTCATCCCATTCCCACGAATATCCCGATCTGGGGCCATTGAACAGGGCCTTTCCGGAGCATTATTTCCCTTTCCGGGGTACACATGAATTTATCAGTCATAATAGTGAAACGGCAGCTGCCACCTTAGGGTTTATGGCGGCGGTGCTGAGCCGTTTGATGAAAGGTCCGGAAATGGCCGTATGGGTGGGGGCGCACAGGACGCTTTTCCCACCTGGACTAAAAGCTTTTTGTCTGGTACCGGACAGGATCATTTTTGTAGATCTGGTATCAGAGAAGGAAATGCTCTGGGTAGTGGAGGAGTGTCTGAAATGTAATGCGCTGGCAGCGGTAGTGGGAGAAATCCCAGATGTACACCCCATTGCATTTCGGCGGTTGCAGCTGGCAGTGGAAAAAAGCGGAGTGCCCTGCTTACTTCACCGGCATCGCCCGCGGAGCGTGGAAAATACGGTCTGTACTACCCGCTGGATGATCACACCGGTAGCTAGTATTACTGATAATGGTTTGCCCGGCGTTGGGTATCCGCAGTGGCAGGTGGCATTGCTGAAAGTGCGTAACGGCAGACCGGGCAACTGGCAGCTCTCCTGGGATGGGCAACAGTTTCAGCATAGCAGTACAGAAAGGATGGAGGAGCAGCATGTTCATATCAAAGCAGGTTGA
- a CDS encoding DNA polymerase Y family protein: MKRYMSVWFRHLAADRLALRYPGLGQQVFVLVAPERGRMIIRSVSKAAGQLGILPGAVLADVRAVYPDLLFYDDDPSLDKLLRSLAIWCYRFTPITGIDGADGLILDISGCAHLWGGEEAYFEYIVSRLQAGGYHVRAAIADTMAAAWAVARYGTTHPVLLSGSQAEVLRPLPPEALRLELPVVDRLRKLGLTQVGLFMDMPPSVLRRRFGLPLLDRLGKALGRIPETLEPVAPPEPYVERLPCLEPIKTAHGIEVAIQKLLEMICLRLQQEEKGLRKARLICYRTDGQQQCVEIGTNSPVRNLTHLFRLFELKIDSIEPDLGIELFVLEASVVEGLTTQQERLWDLDTGDKKDAVMKLLDRLEGRIGSSAIHRYLPEEHHWPERSIRSATDVHETTTVAWPEHLMRPVSLLGAPVRIEVSAPIPDYPPMLFIHKGKIHKVVKADGPERIEREWWIEKGLQRDYYQVEDEEGGRYWLFRSGHYGEHKPEWYIHGYFA; the protein is encoded by the coding sequence ATGAAACGTTACATGTCTGTTTGGTTTCGCCATCTGGCGGCAGACCGGCTGGCGCTGCGTTATCCGGGGCTTGGGCAACAGGTTTTTGTACTGGTAGCGCCGGAACGCGGACGAATGATCATCCGCTCAGTGAGCAAAGCCGCCGGACAACTGGGAATACTTCCGGGAGCAGTACTGGCGGATGTCAGAGCGGTATACCCGGACTTGTTGTTTTATGATGATGACCCTTCACTGGATAAATTATTACGATCCCTCGCTATATGGTGTTACCGTTTTACACCGATAACAGGCATTGACGGTGCTGATGGTCTGATACTGGATATCAGCGGTTGTGCACACCTGTGGGGCGGAGAGGAGGCCTATTTCGAATATATCGTCAGCAGACTGCAGGCAGGGGGCTACCATGTGCGCGCAGCTATCGCCGATACCATGGCAGCAGCCTGGGCAGTGGCCCGATACGGAACCACACATCCGGTACTGTTATCCGGTAGCCAGGCAGAAGTGTTGCGCCCCTTACCACCGGAGGCGCTCCGGCTGGAACTGCCTGTGGTGGACCGGTTGCGGAAATTAGGTCTCACGCAGGTGGGACTGTTTATGGACATGCCACCATCGGTGTTGAGGCGGCGTTTCGGTCTACCGCTGCTGGACCGCCTTGGTAAAGCGCTGGGGCGAATACCGGAAACACTGGAACCAGTAGCACCTCCGGAGCCTTATGTGGAGCGGCTTCCCTGCCTGGAGCCGATAAAAACGGCACATGGTATTGAGGTGGCTATTCAAAAGCTGTTGGAGATGATCTGTCTGCGGTTACAGCAGGAAGAGAAAGGGCTCCGGAAAGCAAGGCTTATCTGTTACCGGACAGATGGACAACAACAATGTGTGGAAATTGGTACCAACAGCCCGGTGCGTAATCTTACACACCTGTTCCGGCTCTTTGAACTGAAGATCGATAGTATTGAACCGGATCTGGGCATCGAACTGTTTGTACTGGAGGCATCGGTAGTGGAAGGTCTTACTACGCAACAGGAACGCCTTTGGGACCTCGATACCGGTGATAAAAAAGATGCGGTGATGAAACTACTGGACCGTTTGGAAGGCCGTATCGGCTCATCGGCTATCCATAGATATCTGCCGGAAGAACACCACTGGCCGGAAAGATCTATCCGTAGTGCTACCGATGTGCATGAAACTACTACCGTTGCCTGGCCTGAACATCTGATGCGGCCTGTGAGCTTATTGGGAGCACCGGTACGCATTGAAGTGTCAGCACCTATCCCGGATTATCCTCCTATGCTGTTTATTCATAAAGGTAAAATCCATAAAGTGGTAAAGGCTGACGGGCCGGAAAGAATTGAACGGGAATGGTGGATTGAAAAAGGACTGCAACGGGATTATTACCAGGTGGAAGATGAAGAAGGAGGCAGGTACTGGTTGTTCCGTTCCGGGCATTATGGGGAACATAAACCGGAATGGTATATACACGGATACTTCGCTTAA
- a CDS encoding error-prone DNA polymerase: MGYTELQITTNFSFLRGASHPEELVEQAASLGYNAIAITDHNTLAGIVRAHVAAKEKGIRIIPACRLDLQDGPPLLAYPTDRAAYGRLSALLSTGNLRTEKGKCELYKRDVYKYATGIRFVMIPPAGLDGAFELDAEFKKAAQEYRHYFRSELYMAASWSYRGNDGKKLYRIAQLCEELHIGMVATNDVYYHSQERRELQDIVTCVREKCTIHNAGYRLYQNAERYLKPIVEMQRLFRRYPEALERAQEIAAACQFSLDSLEYVYPEEITTAGRTPQEELEVLTWEGAGERFPEGIPDKIAQTIQEELSFMARKNYAAYFLTVYDLVRFARSQDILCQGRGSAANSVVCYCLGITSINPEKVNLLFARFMSDARDEAPDIDVDFEHERREEVIQYIYTKYGRDRAGIVATVTQLHWKGAVRDVGKAMGLSMDAVDHLAKSGYEFTQEWEEGKTVSSEGFNAKDPVLMKTLELTEQYIGFPRQLGQHTGGFVITQHQLSDLCPILNARMEGRTNIEWNKDDIEALGFLKVDVLALGMLTCVRKAFDLLRQNYDRHYTLANIPEDDAAVYDMICKADTIGVFQIESRAQMSMLPRLKPRDFYDLVIEVAIVRPGPIQGDMVHPYLRRRNGEEPEEYPSEELKAILQRTKGVPLFQEQAMEIAMVAAGFTAAEADGLRRSMATFKAPGQVTKWREKLITGMVNKGYQPEFAERIFKQLEGFGSYGFPESHAASFALLVYVSSYIKCYYPDVFACALLNSQPMGFYAPSQIVSDAHRHGVIVRPVDVNHSYWDNTLEEHAGKYRALRLGFRQVKGLAQEEMERLIAARTVAYVNIHGIMDAGVALSTLERLADADAFRSMTMDRRSALWEVSALADRPQALFEGQPSESASEAAVELPLMTPSEHVVQDYATMALSLKAHPVSFARRRLFEHNVLSIRELDQWPDGTPLRVAGLVLVRQRPGTASGVCFITIEDETGSANLVAFAKIFERFRKEIVTSRLLMVEGKLQREGGVTHVIIKKCYNCNALLNQLSLPSDEEHLMNASYNGEHTHKTVPPAAKKPAPKMVQAELFPAGRNFK; encoded by the coding sequence ATGGGCTATACGGAATTACAAATCACAACGAATTTTAGTTTCCTCCGGGGAGCATCGCATCCGGAGGAACTGGTAGAACAGGCCGCCAGCCTGGGATATAACGCAATCGCGATAACGGATCATAATACGCTGGCCGGTATTGTACGGGCACATGTAGCGGCTAAGGAGAAAGGCATCCGGATCATTCCGGCCTGTCGCCTCGACTTGCAGGATGGTCCGCCATTACTGGCTTATCCGACAGACAGGGCAGCTTATGGCCGTTTGTCAGCACTGCTTTCTACCGGTAATCTCCGTACGGAAAAAGGTAAATGTGAACTGTATAAAAGAGATGTATATAAGTACGCAACAGGGATCAGGTTTGTAATGATACCACCAGCAGGGCTGGACGGAGCATTTGAACTGGATGCGGAATTTAAGAAAGCGGCGCAGGAATACCGGCACTATTTCAGATCAGAATTATATATGGCAGCTTCCTGGTCGTATAGGGGAAACGATGGTAAAAAACTGTACCGCATTGCGCAACTGTGTGAAGAATTGCATATCGGCATGGTAGCCACCAATGATGTATACTACCATAGCCAGGAGCGACGGGAGCTTCAGGATATTGTGACCTGCGTGCGGGAAAAATGCACGATCCATAATGCAGGCTATCGCCTGTACCAGAATGCGGAACGGTATCTGAAGCCGATAGTGGAAATGCAGCGTTTGTTCCGGCGTTACCCGGAGGCATTGGAACGGGCGCAGGAAATAGCCGCTGCCTGCCAGTTTTCGCTGGACAGCCTGGAATATGTGTACCCGGAAGAAATCACGACCGCTGGCCGCACGCCCCAGGAAGAACTGGAAGTCCTTACCTGGGAAGGGGCCGGGGAACGTTTCCCGGAAGGGATTCCGGATAAAATAGCACAAACCATTCAGGAAGAGCTCTCCTTTATGGCCCGGAAAAATTATGCTGCTTACTTTCTAACGGTATACGATCTGGTACGCTTTGCCAGGAGCCAGGATATTTTGTGCCAGGGACGTGGGTCTGCGGCTAATTCCGTAGTATGTTACTGCCTGGGCATCACTTCCATCAATCCGGAAAAAGTAAACCTGCTGTTCGCCCGTTTTATGTCTGATGCACGGGATGAAGCGCCCGATATAGATGTCGATTTTGAACACGAGCGCAGAGAAGAAGTGATACAGTATATCTATACAAAGTATGGGCGCGACCGGGCCGGCATTGTAGCTACGGTTACCCAGCTACACTGGAAAGGCGCCGTACGCGACGTTGGAAAGGCTATGGGCTTGTCCATGGATGCAGTAGACCATCTGGCGAAATCAGGGTATGAATTTACCCAGGAATGGGAGGAGGGTAAAACAGTTTCCAGTGAAGGCTTTAACGCCAAAGATCCTGTATTGATGAAAACACTGGAACTGACGGAACAGTATATCGGCTTCCCGCGGCAGCTGGGCCAGCATACCGGCGGATTTGTCATCACACAACACCAGCTGTCTGATCTTTGTCCCATTCTCAATGCCCGGATGGAAGGCCGCACCAACATTGAATGGAACAAGGATGATATAGAAGCGCTGGGATTCCTGAAGGTGGATGTGCTGGCGCTGGGTATGCTGACCTGCGTCCGTAAAGCATTTGACCTGCTCCGGCAAAACTATGATCGCCATTATACTTTAGCTAATATTCCGGAAGATGATGCTGCCGTTTATGATATGATCTGTAAAGCCGATACAATTGGCGTGTTCCAGATTGAAAGCCGGGCGCAGATGTCGATGCTGCCGAGATTAAAGCCGCGTGATTTTTATGATCTGGTGATTGAAGTCGCCATCGTAAGGCCCGGGCCCATTCAGGGAGACATGGTGCATCCCTATTTGCGTCGACGCAACGGTGAAGAGCCGGAAGAATATCCTTCTGAAGAGTTAAAGGCTATTCTTCAGCGCACAAAGGGGGTACCGTTATTTCAGGAACAGGCCATGGAAATCGCTATGGTAGCAGCAGGATTCACGGCTGCTGAAGCAGACGGTCTTCGCCGCAGCATGGCTACTTTCAAGGCACCAGGACAAGTTACGAAATGGCGTGAGAAACTAATCACAGGAATGGTGAATAAAGGCTATCAGCCGGAATTTGCGGAACGTATCTTCAAACAGCTGGAAGGATTCGGTTCTTACGGCTTCCCGGAAAGTCATGCGGCCAGCTTCGCTTTGCTGGTATATGTTTCTTCCTATATCAAATGTTATTACCCGGATGTTTTTGCCTGTGCATTGTTAAACAGTCAGCCGATGGGGTTTTATGCGCCTTCGCAGATCGTGAGCGATGCTCACCGGCATGGTGTCATCGTACGACCGGTAGATGTGAATCATTCGTATTGGGACAATACCCTGGAAGAACACGCCGGCAAGTACCGGGCGCTGAGGCTGGGATTCCGGCAGGTAAAAGGACTGGCGCAGGAAGAAATGGAACGACTGATAGCAGCTCGTACTGTCGCTTACGTGAATATCCACGGAATCATGGATGCGGGCGTAGCTTTGAGTACGCTGGAACGACTGGCCGATGCAGATGCTTTCCGGTCTATGACTATGGACCGCCGCAGCGCTTTATGGGAAGTATCGGCGCTGGCAGACCGGCCACAGGCTCTTTTTGAAGGGCAGCCATCAGAGAGCGCCAGCGAAGCGGCGGTGGAACTACCGCTCATGACTCCTTCGGAACATGTGGTACAGGATTATGCTACCATGGCCTTGTCGCTCAAAGCCCATCCGGTGAGTTTTGCAAGACGGCGGCTCTTTGAACACAATGTGTTGTCCATCCGGGAGCTGGACCAGTGGCCTGATGGCACGCCGCTGCGGGTAGCGGGCCTGGTACTGGTGCGTCAACGGCCCGGCACGGCCAGCGGTGTCTGTTTTATCACGATCGAAGACGAAACCGGCAGTGCCAATCTGGTGGCTTTTGCGAAAATTTTTGAGCGTTTCCGTAAGGAGATTGTGACATCCCGTTTACTGATGGTAGAAGGAAAGTTACAGCGGGAAGGAGGTGTGACCCATGTCATCATTAAAAAATGCTATAACTGCAATGCGCTGTTAAACCAGCTTTCACTGCCTTCAGATGAAGAACACTTGATGAATGCATCCTACAATGGAGAACACACCCATAAAACTGTACCACCTGCCGCTAAGAAGCCTGCTCCCAAAATGGTACAGGCAGAGCTTTTCCCGGCAGGCAGAAATTTTAAATAG